One Pyrenophora tritici-repentis strain M4 chromosome 5, whole genome shotgun sequence DNA window includes the following coding sequences:
- a CDS encoding DNA-pol-phi domain containing protein, giving the protein MPVAKEQVGDVPEGLVPAIKLEPPPGFEQDEWEQLTDGFACEADEIDGILDQRGSGGSRKGRPINLSVPYTGSLSGSACAIAQRERKALFDKEEKVLESVRTADHSAKYQLKKSLLQQPKYKLANSARQAKLLEKEWDILSEKRFTQKKSAEWLETNLTHVHRKWDAITKQVDMRKHEITIAKVLSKDDKPTHDISGRGIARIYGSGGVLQKILRKTYQEGLAKLNNNDFESKEAKREFEKFVEELTPDEMKVVTDNDWQQREPPSILDLLGDADIELEGDKPYVKGDDSDECEEEVDYDSDLEEHFNSLEDEYEDDDQWAAVQKQAALEESEESEDSEFEGFPDSDAASESDN; this is encoded by the exons atgcctgtcgcgaaagagcaagtcggcgacgtacctgaaggcctagttccagccatcaaactTGAACCTCCGCCTGGGTTCGAACAAGATGAGTGGGAGCAGCTTACCGAT GGATTTGCGTGTGAAGCTGACGAGATTGACGGTATCTTAGATCAAAGAGGTAGTGGGGGTTCacgaaaaggccgacctaTCAATTTGAGCGTCCCCTATACTGGCTCTCTGAGTGGTAGCGCCTGTGCTATTGCTCAACGTGAACGCAAAGCTCTTTTCgataaagaggagaaggtacTTGAAAGCGTTAGAACAGCCGACCACTCCGCGAAGTACCAACTGAAGAAATCGCTTTTGCAACAGCCTAAGTATAAATTAGCAAATAGTGCTAGACAGGCTAAGCTGCTAGAGAAAGAGTGGGATATACTTTCAGAGAAGCGGTTTACCCAGAAAAAGTCTG CTGAATGGCTAGAGACAAACCTAACTCATGTGCATCGTAAATGGGATGCGATCACTAAGCAGGTGGATATGAGAAAACACGAGATCACGATTGCGAAAGTGCTTAGCAAAGATGACAAGCCCACCCATGACATTAGTGGTAGAGGAATAGCAAGAATTTACGGCTCAGGTGGTGTTTTGCAAAAGATTCTTCGAAAGACCTATCAAGAAGGATTAGCAAAGCTTAACAACAACGACTTTGAGAGCAAGGAGGCTAAGAGAGAGTTTGAGAAGTTCGTGGAGGAACTTACACCTGATGAGATGAAAGTCGTAACTGATAATGACTGGCA GCAACGGGAGCCACCTAGCATTCTCGACTTACTTGGTGACGCTGATATTGAGCTGGAGGGTGATAAGCCGTACGTTAAAGGTGACGATAGCGATGAGTGTGAAGAAGAGGTTGACTATGACTCTGATCTTGAGGAGCATTTCAATTCACTTGAAGACGAGTACGAGGATGACGACCAGTGGGCTGCTGTACAGAAGCAGGCAGCGCTTGAGGAGTCTGAGGAATCTGAGGACTCTGAGTTTGAGGGGTTTCCGGATTCTGATGCCGCTTCTGAGTCTGATAATTAG
- a CDS encoding HHT1, Histones H3 and H4 codes for MARTKPRPKVTGKAGRGGPDGKTVTGGKPAQKALASKARRQVAGKSTRKAPVAVKKKRKFKAGTVALREIKRYQRGFELLLRKLPFSRVVREFAQVHKADIRFQRSAIEALQEATEAFLVGYFEDCNINAIHAKRVTIQEKDSQLARRYFARELLAFL; via the exons ATGGCAAGGACAAAACCACGGCCTAAGGTCACCGGTAAAGCCGGCCGGGGTGGTCCTGATGGCAAGACAGTTACTGGCGGCAAGCCGGCTCAGAAGGCCCTTGCTAGTAAGGCTAGACGTCAAGTAGCAGGAAAGTCTACGCGAAAGGCACCTGTAGCTgttaagaagaagcgcaagtttaAGGCCGGCA CTGTCGCATTACGGGAAATCAAGAGATACCAGAGAGGTTTTGAACTACTCTTGCGAAAACTCCCCTTTTCCCGCGTAGTGCGCGAATTTGCACAGGTGCACAAGGCCGATATCCGCTTTCAACGATCTGCAATCGAAGCTCTTCAGGAAGCTACAGAAGCTTTCTTAGTTGGTTATTTTGAGG ACTGCAACATCAATGCTATTCACGCAAAGAGGGTTACTATTCAAGAGAAGGATTCTCAATTGGCTAGGCGCTACTTTGCGCGCGAGTTACTAGCTTTTCTCTAG